The following is a genomic window from Pseudothermotoga thermarum DSM 5069.
ATAATAGGTTGTCCAAAGCTTGACGAACTTGATCTTTACTACGAGAAGTTCTTGGAAATCTTAAAAAACAACACGATAAAAAGCATCACAGTTCTCAAAATGGAAGTTCCATGTTGCAACGGCATAGCAATGATGGTCAAGCAGGCTATGCTCGAGGCAAAAACGATAGTTCCATATTCTGAGATAACAATCTCCATAGACGGCAAGATAATTCAAGATTAAAGGAGGTATGAGCATGTCGATGTTCTGCTACCAGTGTCAAGAAGCTCTCAACAATGTAGCTTGTTCGTTGAAAGCCGGAGTATGTGGCAAGACGGATGAAACAGCAAAACTTCAAGATGTTTTGGTTTACGTGACAAAAGCCATCGCTTGGTTAAACAAACTGGCAAGAGAACAAAAGATCAACGAGGAAAAAACAAACAAGTTCTTGCTTGAAAGCCTTTTTTCAACTGTTACCAACGTAAACTTTGATCCACACTATTTTGTCGGAAAAATCAAGGAAGGTTTAACCATTCGAGATTCCCTAAAATCAAAACTGAAAGTTGAAGCGAAAGAGTTTGCAGACTTTTTGACTTGGACCGGCCAAAGTAAAGAGGATTTCTTGAAAAAAGCAGAAGAAGTTGGAATCTTGTCTGAACCAAACGAGGATATTCGATCTTTAAAGGAACTTATAACCTACGGAATCAAAGGTATGGCGGCTTATGCCTATCATGCTTACGTTCTTGGTTTTAAAGATGAAGAGATATACAAATTTATGGAAGAAGCTTTATCCCAAACCCTTCGAAAAGACATAACGACTGACGAATTGATCTCCTTGGTCATGGAAACAGGTAAATACGCAGTTAAAACCATGGAATTACTCGATAAAGCAAATACTTCAAGATATGGCAATCCACAGATGACCAAAGTGAACATCGGTGTTAGAAATAGACCTGGCATTTTGGTTTCAGGTCACGATTTGAGAGATTTGGAAATGCTTTTGGAACAATCGAAAGATGCTGGCATCGACGTCTACACGCACGGTGAAATGCTTCCTGCGCATTATTATCCTTTCTTCAAAAAATACCCACACTTTGT
Proteins encoded in this region:
- the hcp gene encoding hydroxylamine reductase — protein: MSMFCYQCQEALNNVACSLKAGVCGKTDETAKLQDVLVYVTKAIAWLNKLAREQKINEEKTNKFLLESLFSTVTNVNFDPHYFVGKIKEGLTIRDSLKSKLKVEAKEFADFLTWTGQSKEDFLKKAEEVGILSEPNEDIRSLKELITYGIKGMAAYAYHAYVLGFKDEEIYKFMEEALSQTLRKDITTDELISLVMETGKYAVKTMELLDKANTSRYGNPQMTKVNIGVRNRPGILVSGHDLRDLEMLLEQSKDAGIDVYTHGEMLPAHYYPFFKKYPHFVGNYGNSWWKQSEEFEKFNGPILMTTNCLVPPKDSYKDRLYTTNMVAFPGVKHIPEKEDGTKDFSLIIEHAKRCPPPTPIEEGFIIGGFAHNQALALADKIVEAVKTGAIKKFVVMAGCDGRFPVRKYYTEFAKALPKDTVILTAGCAKYRYNKLNLGDINGIPRVLDAGQCNDSYSLALIALKLKEIFNLKDINELPIVYNIAWYEQKAVTVLLALLYLGVKNIHLGPTLPAFLSKNVAKLLVEKFNIGTISTVEQDIKSWIG